A single region of the Candidatus Firestonebacteria bacterium RIFOXYD2_FULL_39_29 genome encodes:
- a CDS encoding 50S ribosomal protein L29, with translation MKTKEIRDLTPEEITIKLVEKKKELMEIKMKHAMRSLEKVNLIPEVRKDIAKMLTILKEKQKGAK, from the coding sequence ATGAAAACTAAAGAAATAAGAGATTTGACTCCGGAAGAAATTACGATAAAGTTAGTAGAAAAAAAGAAGGAATTAATGGAGATAAAAATGAAGCATGCAATGCGCAGCCTGGAGAAAGTGAATCTTATTCCCGAGGTAAGAAAAGACATTGCTAAAATGTTAACCATCTTGAAAGAAAAACAAAAAGGAGCTAAGTAA
- a CDS encoding 50S ribosomal protein L16 has protein sequence MLFPKRVKFRRSMRGRMRGMAMSGSEFNFGEYAIKSIECSWVTARQIEAARVTIVRSMKKGGKVWLRIFPDKPVSKKPAEVRMGGGKPGPEFWVAVVKPGRILFEVAGVTEEVAKEALKMAGYKLPVLTKFIKRAD, from the coding sequence ATGTTGTTTCCAAAAAGAGTGAAATTTAGAAGGTCTATGAGGGGCAGGATGAGAGGTATGGCAATGTCCGGCTCTGAGTTTAACTTCGGTGAGTATGCAATTAAGTCAATAGAGTGCAGCTGGGTAACAGCCCGTCAAATAGAAGCAGCCAGGGTTACTATTGTGCGTTCAATGAAAAAGGGCGGTAAGGTTTGGCTTCGTATATTTCCTGATAAACCTGTATCTAAGAAACCGGCTGAAGTTAGAATGGGTGGAGGTAAACCCGGTCCGGAGTTTTGGGTTGCAGTTGTTAAGCCCGGAAGAATTCTTTTTGAAGTTGCAGGTGTCACTGAAGAAGTCGCAAAGGAAGCTTTAAAAATGGCAGGTTATAAACTTCCTGTATTAACGAAATTCATTAAGAGGGCTGATTAA
- a CDS encoding 30S ribosomal protein S3, with the protein MGQKVHPFSTRIGVIRGWESRWFAEKSYAANILEDWKIRNFINEKLEHAGIARVEIERTVGKVLVIVHTAKPGIIIGKKGSEVDELKKKIQQMTKKDIYISIMEVRNPAIDAKIVSKSVAVQLEKRISHKRAMKKAVIAALAAGAKGIKIMCSGRLGGNDIARREWYREGRVPLHTFRANIDYGATEAMCAYGKIGVKVWIFKGEVLPGSGFINMTETKEVRDPRDNRKDHRRHDSRPADRAAKPVVAEVKVPAVEPKTEEKK; encoded by the coding sequence ATGGGTCAGAAAGTTCACCCCTTTTCTACAAGGATAGGGGTCATACGCGGATGGGAGTCCAGATGGTTCGCAGAGAAAAGTTATGCGGCCAATATTCTTGAAGACTGGAAAATTAGGAATTTTATTAATGAAAAGCTTGAACATGCGGGAATCGCCAGAGTGGAAATAGAGCGTACAGTAGGGAAGGTGCTGGTTATTGTTCATACAGCAAAACCCGGAATTATTATCGGGAAGAAAGGTTCCGAAGTTGATGAACTTAAAAAGAAGATTCAGCAGATGACAAAAAAGGATATCTATATCAGTATTATGGAAGTAAGAAATCCTGCTATAGATGCCAAGATTGTCTCAAAGAGTGTTGCGGTTCAGCTGGAAAAAAGAATATCGCATAAAAGAGCAATGAAAAAAGCAGTTATTGCTGCTTTGGCTGCAGGGGCAAAGGGAATTAAAATAATGTGTTCCGGTCGTCTTGGCGGTAATGATATAGCAAGAAGAGAATGGTATAGAGAAGGACGTGTTCCGCTTCATACGTTTAGAGCAAATATAGATTACGGTGCAACAGAAGCTATGTGTGCATATGGTAAAATAGGTGTTAAAGTCTGGATATTTAAAGGTGAGGTTCTTCCCGGTTCCGGTTTTATAAATATGACGGAGACAAAAGAAGTACGGGATCCGAGAGACAATAGGAAAGACCATAGAAGACATGATAGTCGTCCTGCTGACAGGGCTGCGAAACCGGTAGTTGCGGAGGTTAAAGTGCCTGCGGTTGAACCAAAAACTGAGGAAAAAAAGTAA
- a CDS encoding 50S ribosomal protein L22: MEARAEFKYLRIPDRKIRVVMELVKGKKVDVAINALKFTNKRGSDIVSKLLKSAIANITAKQGVDIEKLFVKTAFANQGPSFKKLHARAMGRGGVIKRKFCHASIIVSDEFKEKVKTGKTKTDAVVDAVKENVKEAKAKIAKEEKSKK; encoded by the coding sequence ATGGAAGCTAGAGCAGAATTTAAGTATTTAAGAATACCTGACAGAAAAATAAGAGTAGTGATGGAGCTGGTAAAAGGCAAAAAGGTAGATGTTGCCATAAATGCATTAAAGTTTACCAATAAAAGAGGTTCTGATATAGTATCAAAGCTTCTAAAGTCTGCTATTGCCAATATCACGGCTAAGCAGGGAGTTGATATTGAAAAGTTGTTTGTAAAGACTGCCTTTGCGAATCAAGGACCTTCTTTTAAAAAGCTACATGCAAGAGCTATGGGCAGAGGCGGAGTAATAAAAAGAAAATTCTGTCATGCTTCTATTATTGTTAGCGATGAATTTAAGGAAAAAGTTAAAACAGGGAAAACAAAAACTGATGCGGTTGTAGACGCAGTAAAAGAAAATGTTAAAGAAGCTAAAGCAAAAATAGCTAAAGAAGAAAAATCAAAGAAATAA
- a CDS encoding 30S ribosomal protein S19, with product MSRSAKKGPYVDEKILRKVNKIETEKGKKTIKTWCRRCSIAPEMVGFTFLVHNGKKFISVFVTEQMVGHKLGEFSPTRTFKAHRAPTEKASGLT from the coding sequence ATGAGCAGGTCAGCAAAAAAAGGCCCTTACGTTGATGAAAAGATTTTAAGGAAAGTAAATAAAATAGAGACGGAAAAAGGCAAAAAAACTATTAAAACTTGGTGCAGAAGATGTTCCATTGCACCCGAAATGGTTGGTTTTACTTTCTTGGTGCATAACGGTAAAAAATTTATTTCTGTTTTTGTTACAGAGCAAATGGTTGGGCATAAACTTGGCGAGTTTTCACCTACAAGGACCTTTAAAGCCCACAGGGCGCCTACAGAAAAAGCGTCGGGTTTAACTTAA